The Choristoneura fumiferana chromosome 10, NRCan_CFum_1, whole genome shotgun sequence genome has a segment encoding these proteins:
- the LOC141431543 gene encoding trafficking protein particle complex subunit 4-like, which translates to MVIYGVFIVSKSGGLIYNYDHNIPRVETEKTFGFPLDIKLQYENKKIVVVFGQRDGINVGHVLLSVNGSPVSGRTTEDGRDVFEVIETKENYPLSLKFGRPRATTNEKIVLASMFYPLFALASQLSPVPKSSGIESLTADTFKLSCFQTLTGVKFIVVSAVSLTGSEAVLRRIYELYADYALKNPFYSLEMPIRCELFDTSLHTLLELVDKNGTNNL; encoded by the exons ATGGTTATATACGGAGTATTCATCGTTAGCAAATCTGGCGGGCTCATTTACAACTACGACCATAACATTCCCCGTGTGGAGACAGAAAAAACATTCGGGTTTCCATTAGACATCAAACtgcaatatgaaaataaaaagattgTCGTAGTATTTGGGCAACGAGACGGAATAAATG TTGGCCACGTTCTTCTCTCTGTAAATGGCTCACCAGTATCGGGACGGACCACAGAAGATGGCAGAGACGTCTTTGAAGTGATAGAAACTAAG GAAAACTATCCCCTAAGTTTAAAGTTTGGGCGTCCGCGAGCTACCACAAATGAGAAAATAGTCCTGGCTAGCATGTTCTACCCGTTGTTTGCACTGGCCAGCCAACTCAGCCCAGTGCCCAAGTCATCAGGGATAGAGTCCCTGACTGCTGACACATTCAAACTGTCCTGCTTCCAGACACTGACAG GGGTGAAGTTCATAGTGGTGAGCGCCGTGTCTCTGACGGGCAGCGAGGCCGTGCTGCGGCGCATCTACGAGCTGTACGCCGACTACGCGCTTAAGAACCCCTTCTACTCGCTGGAGATGCCCATCCGCTGCGAGCTGTTCGACACCTCGCTGCACACGCTGCTGGAGCTCGTCGATAAAAATGGCACCAACAACTTATAG